Part of the Sphaerochaeta associata genome is shown below.
TGAATTCCACAATAACCCGGTAACCTACTCATTGGATGAGATTGAGCAAGAACTTGGTTTGCAATGAAATACCACGTAGAGTTTTCCAATGATGCGCGAAAAACATTGAAAAAAATGGATAAACATATCAGCCTGATGCTTGTTGCTTGGATTCGCAAACATTTGGAAGATTGCACAAATCCCTATCAAAGTGGTAAAAGCCTGACTGCCGATCGAAGTGGCCAATGGCGGTATCGAATAGGGGACTATCGACTGATTGCTGAAATCTTAGAAGATCGTGTGGTGATTCTTATTCTTCATGTAGGTCACCGCATAGATGTTTATACTCAGTAACTTTTGCTTTCATCGAACGTTGCTGTTGAATGACCGGGCGATCTCGGGCAGATAGTGGTCATGATTGACGAACAACTGACTGATCAGGATGCCCAGCCCTGTGATGTTCACACCCAGTCCGGCGACCCCGGTCCAGGCGGCCCACATTGGCGTGGTGGGAGGGTCGACTGAGTCGTTCTTGAGAAAGAGGGGGGTGAGCATCATGGTCAGGCCGGCGAGTTCAGTTATCAGGCCGGCTTGCATCCAGTCACTCTGCTTCTTCATGGCACGCTCAAGCTCTGCAATCAATGAACGGGTATGCTGATCCAGCTCTTGTGTTTTCAGCACGTCGAAGAACTGCAGAACCTCGCTCTCTCTTCCCCAGCCTGTTTCCATGGTATAGGTCTGCCCCTTGTAGGTATACCTTGGAGAAACCTCATAAGCGCCGCCTCTTTGTCTGGGATGGTAGACGATTCTGTTCCAATCGACGGCTATCAGGCTTTCCACGTCAACATTCGTTCGTGTGACCAGGAGCGCGTCATGGGGATAGACAATCTGATTCCCTTTCAGGTCCTCGAACAACAACGCTTTGTCAGCCTCGTATCGGACGATCAGGCCGATATGCATCGAGCCGTCGGTGAGGACGACAAGATCGCTTGCCCAAAGAACGGACAAGGAAAGCAGACAACAGAGTAGAATGCGTTTCATACAGGTTCCTTCTGCAAATAGGAGGCCCGCCGGATTCGGCAGGCCTCATGATACATGGCATTAAAGTATGATTATCTGGTCTCGCTCGGGACCGACGGAGATGTACCTGATCGGGCATCCGACAAGCTCCCCGAGGCGCTTGCAGTATGCTTGGGCCTTCGGCGGCAGGTCTTCCCACTTCCGGGCTTCGGTGGTGGGAGTCATCCAACCATCGAACTCCTCGTAGATGGGCTCTGCTATCTCCTGCAGGGCCGTCTCGGGCAGATAGGTGATAACCTCACCATTGACCCGGTAGGCTGTACAGACCTTGATCTTCTCAAAGGTATCGAGTACATCGAGCTTGGTAAGCGCAAGGCCGGTGAATCCGTTGATCCAGCAGGAGTAGTCGGCGGCCACGGCGTCGAACCAGCCGCAACGGCGGGGCCTGCCGGTGGTGGCTCCATACTCCCCGCCGATGGCTCTGAGTTTTTCAGCCGTCTCATCCAACAATTCAGTCATGAACGGACCGCCGCCCACACTGGTGGAGTAGACTTTTGTAACTCCGATGACATGGTCGATGCGTCGGGGGCCCAAGCCGCTTCCGACTGCCGCGCCACCGCTGGTGGGGCTGCTGCTGGTGGTATAGGGGTAGATGCCCCAGTCGAGGTCGCGCATTACGCCCAGTTGACCCTCAAGCAGGATGCTCTTGTTCTCTTCATACGCTTGGCGGACGACCGGCAGCGTGTCTATGAGCATATGGCCGAATCGTTCCTTCCACTTGGCGCAGAGATCCATCAATTCATCGACGGTATACTCGGCAAGTCCGAAGTAGGCCAGCTCACGGTTCTTCTGTGGGAGTGCCATCTCGATGCGGTTTCTCAATCGGTCGAAATCGAGCAGGTCGGCGGCCCTGATTCCCGAACGAGTCGCCTTGTCGCTGTAGCAGGGACCGATGCCGCGCTTGGTGGTGCCGATCTGCATTTTCTGGGTCTTCGAACCCTCCTGGGCTCCATCGAGGGCCCGGTGATAGGGCATGATCAAATGGGCGCGTACATCGATGAACAGGTTGTTCACCTCCACGCCTTTTTGTGCAATGGAATCCAGTTCCTCGGCCATGGTTTCGAAGTTGACCACGGTTCCCGCTCCAACGATGTTCATCGTCTCGGGGTTGAAAATGCCTGAGGGTATGATATGCAGGGCGAACTTTCCCATCTCGTTGATGACGGTATGGCCTGCATTGTCCCCGCCTTGGTAGCGGATCACTAAATCTGAATTGACGGCCAGGTAGTCAACGACACGGCCTTTGCCTTCATCTCCCCACTGGGCTCCTACGATCGAAGTAACATTGCTCATCAATACAGCTCCTTGCCTTCTTTTGCAAATGACTGCAACATCAGCGCTTCTTTTTGGGTGTGGTCCTCGATCTCCTCGGCATCCCACGGGTATTTGATCCACAAATCAGCAAGCTCCATGCCTGCGAAATAGCGCTTGATTTCGGATGGGAATTCCACATCCTTCTCCTTGAGCTTGTTGTGCAGGACCAAAACAGCAATTTCTTCGGGATTGAACTTCAGAAGTTCTCCGACGCAGTATGCCAAGGTTGCCCGGGTATCGTCGACTTCGTCGATCAAGAGGACCTTCTTGCCGACCAGCTGTGATTGAACTTCATCGATCCACTGGATTTTGGTGGGGTGGTCCTTGTGCTTCTTGTCAATGCCATAGTAGGAGATGCCTACCGCGAAAATAGGGCGGTTGATGAAAGTCTTCATGATGCGTGCGGGAATGAAGCCGCCGCTTCCAATTGCAACGATTACATCGGGGTCGTAGCCGGATTCAAGCAACTCGAACGAGAGCTTTTTCACCAGCTTGTGTACCGAATTGTAACTGACGTAGAACTTCTTGTCGTCCATCTCTTACTCCTCAGGCTTGTGGATACATCTCTGCGATGTAGGGAAGGGTCCTGTGTTTTTCATTGTAGTCCAGGCCGTATCCGACAACCCAGACATCGGGAATGGTGAACCCGATGTAATCGATGTCCACCGGTACAATGTGCCGATCGGGTTTATCCAACAGTACGGCTGTGCGAACCGATTTGGGATTGCGGGTCTTGAAATTGCGGATCAGGTAGTCAAGGGTGTTGCCGCTGTCCAGGATGTCCTCGATGATGAGCACATGCTTGTCTTCCATGTTCTCACGGGTGTCCATCAGCAGTCTGACATTGCCGCTGTGGTCTCCATGGTATGATGATAGTGCGATGAAATCGACGACATGCTCGACATTCAATTTACGGGCGAGGTCGGCGATGAATATGAAGGAGCCCTTGAGTACCCCCACCAGAATCAACTTGCCTTCGCTGTCCTTATAATCGGCACTGATCTGCCGGGCAAGCTCGTCAACCCTGCGGTTGATCGTGTCTGCATCGATGAGAACACGGGCGAGATCCTCTGTCAAAGCAGGGATCGCGAGGGAATCTTTCATTGGGCCTCCTCAACGCAACAGATTGACTGTTGGAACATGTTCTGTATGTCAGTAGGAATATACGAAAAGTGGGACAGTGTCAATGTTGGCCGGGGCGGCTCGAAGGCCGTACTCCTGAAGGATTTTTGCTACTTGACCACACTATTGCGGCAATATTACACTGAAAGCAGAGAAAAGGAGGCCCATCATGTATGTTGACGTTCCTGTAGAACTTCTGCAAATGAATCCCTTTACCGCCATCGGAAAAGACGGGTTTCTTATTACCGCAGGCAGCAGTGAGAAATTCAACACCATGACTGCCTCCTGGGGGTCGATGGGAGTCCTGTGGGGGAGAAACATCCTTACCCTCTATGTCAGATCGAGTCGATACACCCATGAGTTCCTTGAGCAAAGCGAAGGTTTCACCGTCTCATTCTTCCCCCCGGAAATGAAGGACCGATTGCTCTGGTGCGGTCAGCACAGCGGACGGGACCATGACAAAATTGCGCAAACCGGCTTGAAAATCAATTACTTGACAGGACCGAAAGGAACCGAGCGTGTAACCTTCAAGCAGGCTTCGTTGGTTTTCTCTTGTACGAAAGCCGCCGTATTGCCGCTCGCCAAGGAGTCATTCCTCCTTCCTGAAATTGATTCGTTCTATAAGGATGGCGACTTCCATACGATATACATTGGATTTATTGACAGTATTCTTTCCAACCAATAGGATGGAACGACTACCAGAGAAGGCCACGAACCCGGAATAGCTTGGAAAGGCAGGACTGCATATCCTGCCGGGGAGCATACATGAACCTTTCAAAAGAACAGGCGCAGTCTGCGCTCTCGATGATGGTGCGTTCACGCCATTTCGAGGAGTGTATCGATGACTTCTTCAAACGCAAGGAGATGCACGGAACAACCCACCTGTCCATCGGGCAGGAGGCCTGTCAGGCAGGTCTCTCCCTGGCACTCGACCAAGGTGATTGGATCGTTCCAACCCATCGATGCCATGGTCACACCATAGCCCGGGGGGCCAACGAGCGCAAAATGTTCAGTGAGATGTTCGGTTCGGCAGACGGCATCTGCAAGGGGCTCGGCGGTTCGATGCACATGACTGATGTGCAGACTTGGAATGCAGGTTCCTCGGCGGTGGTCGGCAGCGGGGTGAACCTTGCCGCAGGACTTGCCTTCGCTTTGAAAATGCAGAAAAGCCAAGCCATCAGCGTGGCAATTTTCGGAGACGGGGCCACAAGCCGCGGCTCTGTGCACGAGAGCATGAATCTTGCTTCGGTCTGGTCGCTTCCCATTCTGTTCTTCTGTGAAAACAACGATTATGGCATGAGCGCCGCTGCAAGCCGCATGGTCTCCACCTCCTCCATTGCAAGTCGTGCCGATGCTTACTCCATCAGTCATGCAACCGTAGACGGCAATGATGTGGAAGCAGTCTATGCTGCCGCACAGAAGGCAGTAACATACATCCGCACCACCGGCAAGCCGTATTTTTTGGAAGTGAAGACCTATCGATGCTGCGGGCACTCAAAAAGCGACCCCTGCATCTACCGCAGTCGGGAGGAAGAGGCGGCTTGGAGTGAACGCGACCCGATTTTCCTTTTCTCCCGCAGGATGGTCGAAAGCGGCCTCTATAGCGAGGAGGATGTCTCCCGTCTCATTCTGGAAGCACGCAAACACATCGACGAGGCTGCCGTGGATGCTGCGGCAATTCGCAATCAACGAATCAGCCTCGATCAGGCGATGGAATACCTCTTCGCCCCTGAGGAGGAAGAGGTTTACAAGGTATGTCAGTCGACGACACGAATGAGCTACCGTGAAGCCATACGCCAAGCCCTGGACGAGGAGATGAGCCGCGACAAGGCGGTGCATCTCATCGGTGAGGACATCGGCCTGTACGGCGGTTGTTTCAAGGTCACCGGAGACCTGTATGCAAAGCATGGGGCGCAGATGCATGAAACACCAGTCAGCGAGGAAGCCTTCACCGGACTTGCCGTCGGGGCTTCTTTACTTGGGCTTCGGCCGGTGGTTGAGATCATGTACGGCGACTTTTCCACCCTTGCAAGCGATCCGATCATCAACCATGCAGCCAAGATCCGGTTTATGAGTGCGGGCCAGCTGTCGTGTCCGATGGTGCTTCGCTCCCCGATCGGCAGCGGGACCGGCCACGGCGCTCAACACACCCAGTGTCTGGAGGCGATGTTTGCCAATATTCCAGGTCTGATCATTGTCGCACCTTCGTGCCCGGGTGATGCAAAAGCCCTGCTCAAGAGTGCAATACGAAGCAACAACCCGGTGCTTTATTTTGAACACAAGCATCTATACAACAACCTGGGACCGGTAGGGGACGAGCAGTATTTGCTGCCCATCGGCAAGGCCATCACCAAGAAGCGTGGCAAGGATGTGACCATTGTCTCCTACAGCCATGCAGTCACCACATGCCTTGAAGCCTCGGTCCGGCTGAGTCTGCAGGATGAGATTGAGGCCGAGGTCATAGATTTGGTCACACTCAAGCCGATGGACACCCAGACAATCCTGCGCTCTGTTAAAAAGACCGGCAGGTTGTTGGTGGTCCATGACAGCCCCGAATACGGTGGATACGGTGCCGAGGTCATCGCCTGTGTAACCAGTGACAGCGAAGCCTTGGCCGGTTTGCAGGCGACACCGAAGCGACTATGCGGCAAGGAGCTTCCCATTCCGTTCGCACCTGAATTGGAAACGGAGGTAATTCCTTCCACAGAAGAGGTCATGCAGGCGGTTCGTTCGCTTTTCTAGGCTGGATAGACTTTCCTTTTTTTCCTGTAGACGCTAGAATACAAGCCACTTGCTCTACGCCTCGGCGTAGAGCGTATCTACAGGAGTAAGAACAGCATGGATATCGATGTAAAGAACCTGCATCCACTGGAAGTCCGCCTGCTCAGGCATGTCGACCTGAACGAGCAGATCACAGCCGAGCGCATCATCGACGAACTCGGTTACAACGTGGGGCAGTGCAACCAGGCGTTCAGCTGGTTGAGCGCAAAGGGCTACCTGGTCGAAACGAGCCGTGAAACACGCGTCATGTATGAACTGACTGAATTCGGACGAGAACAGCAGCAAAAGGGAACTCCCGCCCAGCGCATCTTTACCTTTATCAAGGCTGAGGGACCTCAGGCGCTGCCTGAGCTTGCCTTGGCCCTGCAGCTGGAAAAGAGTGAGATCGGATCAGCCTTCGGCCAGCTTTCCAAGGCCGGTTATGCAAGCATGAATGAAGAGAACAAGGCCCAGGCTCTCTCAGAGGAGCTTGGCGGTGAGTTTGTACTTATCACCGAGCTGCTCCGTCTCGGTCTTGCGGGCGAGCTTTCAGAAGCAGATCTGAGTGAGGCGCAGAAATCCGCCATGGCCAAGATTGCCAAAAAGCGGGGTGCGGCCAATTCGCCGTTCAAAGTCATAGAACGGGAATATATCGGGTTTGCATTGACAGCTGAGGGAAAGAGCGCTAAAGAGGCCATCCTGAAAGCACATATCACCGGCGAAGAGCTGGGACTGGTTACCAGTGAGATGTTGAGCACCGGCAGTTGGAAAGAAGGATCGTTCCGTCCCTACGGACTCAATGCTCCCACCAGTCGTCTGATCCCGGGCCGGCACAATCCCTACGGCAATTACCTGCAGTGGGTGAAGGACAAGCTGTGCAGTCTGGGTTTCGAAGAGTTCGATGGACCGCTGGTTGAGAACGAATTCTGGAACGGTGATGCCCTGTTCATGCCGCAGTTCCACAGCGCACGCGACATTCACGATGTGTATTACGTCAAAGATCCGGTGCATTGCAAGGAGATAGAGGAGCCGTGGCTCAGTCAGGTTGCCAAAACCCATGAGGATGGATGGACAACCGGCAGCCGGGGTTGGAGGTACAGCTTCGATCACGAGTTTACCCGCCGTCAGGTGCTCCGCAGCCAAGGCACCGTCCTGTCCGCCCATCAGCTTCCCAAGGCCAAGGTTCCCGGCAAGTACTTCGGGGTGGCCCGTTGCTTCCGCTACGACCAGGTCGACGCCACCCACGGGGCCGACTTCTACCAGACCGAAGGAATTGTACTGGGTGAGGATGTGAATCTGAAGACCCTGCTCGGACTGCTGAAAATGTTCGCCGAAGAGATTGCTGGAGCCGAGGAAGTCAAGTATGTTCCCGGCTACTTCCCCTTTACCGAACCCTCGATCGAGGTGCACATCAAGCATCCGGTGCTTGGTTGGTTCGAGCTTGGCGGCAGTGGTATTTTCCGCCCCGAGGTCACCAAGGCACTGGGAATTGATGTACCGGTACTCGCATGGGGCTTGGGCATCGACCGCATGGCTCTTATGCATCTGGGTCTGAATGACCTGCGCGAGCTCTTTACCCCGAACATCGAGTCGGTTCGCATGAGGAGAGGAAACTAATGCCAAAGATTGAAACCACCAGCAGGCTCTTTTTCAGCTTGCTGGGAAAAACACTGAGTGATAGTGAGCTGGAAGCACAATTCCCGGTTGCCAAGGCGGAGTTGGACGGCCATGAGGAAGATGTGCTGAAAATCGAGCTCAACGATACCAACCGCCCTGACTTGTGGTCTGCGGCCGGCATCGCACGCCTGTTGAAGTCCTACGAAAAAGAAGAAGTCATGCTCTATGATTTCTTCTCCACTGCAGACGAAACCTTCGACAGCGAAGGCCGTTCCCTGGTCGTCGACGCTTCGGTCAAGGAAGTGCGACCGTTCTCCATCGGGTTTGCCGCACGCGGACACAAGGTGAGCGAGGACGACCTTGAGGCCCTGATCCAGAGCCAGGAGAAGCTGTGCTCCAACTTTGGGCGCAAGCGTAAGACCATTGCCATGGGAATCTACCGCTCCGATCTGATCAAGTACCCTGTTCACTACCGTGGCGCCGATCCCGATGCCACCTCCTTCATTCCCTTGGGAATGGATAAGGAGTTGACCTTGCGTCAAATCTGCAGCGAACATCCCAAGGGAAAAGAGTACGGTCATATTGTCAGCGACCATGCGCTCTTCCCCTTCCTGCACGACGACAACAACGATGTGCTCTCCTTCCCTCCGGTCATCAACAGCGACCGCATCGGGGCTGTCGAAGTAGGGGATGAGAACCTCTTCCTCGAACTCTCGGGTATGGACTTGAAGGACCTGCTGCTTGCAGCCTCGATCATGGCCTGTGATATGAGTGACATGGGCTTTGAGATCCTTCCCGTCAAGGTCATCCTGGGCGAAGAGACTGAGTTCGGCAGTGAGATCACCGTTCCGTATTACTTCCAGGAGCCCGTCTCCTGCACGATGGCCCAGATTCATAAGACGCTGGGCGTGAAGCTCGGCAGTGATGAAGTGATTGCATCGCTGAAGCGTATGGGAATGCATGCCATCTGCGACAGTGATGTCGTCTATGCAACGGTGGCCGAGTATCGCAACGATTTTCTGCATCCTGCTGATTTGATCGAGGATGTGATGATCGGCTACGGGCTGAATAATTTTGCACCCGAGATGCCCCAGGACTTCACCGTCGGTCGCCTCAGTCCTGCCGAGGAGATGGGCCGCAAGGTAAAAGACCTGATGGTCGGCCTGGGCTTTCAGGAGATGATGTACAACTACCTCGGTTCCAAACGCGAGTATGTGGACAACATGTCCTACCCTCAGGAGAAGTGCATCTTCATCTCCAATCCGATGAGTGAGAACTATGAGGTGGTGCGCCCCTCGATCATTCCTTCATTGTTGGAGAGTGAAAGTGTCAGCGCCCATGCCCCGTTCCCGCACAAGATCTTCGAGGTAGGCAAGGTAGCCTTCCGCGATGAACATGACAACAGTGGAACGACCACCCGCAACACCCTCGGCTTCCTGGCCAGCGACAGCGTGATGGGATACAACGACGTCTCATCGTTGGTCAATACGCTTCTCTACTTCCTGGGAAAGGAGTTTAGCCTCGCATCCCTTGAAGGAGACGGCAGGTTCATCGACGGCCGCTGTGCGCGCATCATGGTCGGACAGATCGAGGTCGGTGTCTTTGGTGAGATTCATCCCCAGGTTCTGGAAAATTGGGGCAGCACCATGCCCACCATCGCCTGTGAGATTGATTTGGATCTGGTGATGGCGAACTAGGCAGGTTCTTTATTATCAATGCGGGCTGCAGGATTTCCTGCAGCTTTTTTTATGCTACAAGAGCATGATCAGGAGAGCGGCGATAGCCGAGGCGAAGCCCAAAAAGAGGTCGGTGAAGGAACCGCGCAGTGCCTTGATCCGGTGCAGCACCTTCGCCCCCGGTTTGCTGACTGCCACAGCAAACAGCAGAATCCCTCCAAGGAGTGTGTACAAGGTCTTGAGCATATTCGGTGTGTTGAAAAAGAAGTCATGCCCATAGCCCAAGGCTTGTTTCTGACCGAGCAGCGTCCCGATGAATGCCATCACCTGAGGAGCAAAAACTCCGGTGAGAACGCACATGACAGCCAGCATCAGGAGCCCCAGGTGCAAAGAAACGGGAAATCGGGGCAGGCTGCCTTGCATGATCGGCTCAAGGGGCTGCCTGGAAGGCAGAAAGATACGGGAGAGCTTGATGAAGGAAGCCACCGTTGCGGCCCCTGCAATGCTGAGGATGACATATTGCCATCCACCCTTGAGGGAGTAGGTGAGCAGCGTCTTGCTGAAGAACCCATTGAACGGGGGAAGGGCTGTGATGGAGAGGGCTGCAATGAAATAACAGAGCATGGTCAACGGCAGCTTCTCTCCTTCCTCACGCAACCGATAGTTTGCTCCTCTGAGTGTATAGACATTACGGTTGCCACCGCTGTCGGTAGCGGTTCCGATCGAGAGAAAGAGCAGAGCCTTGAAGAGAGCGTGGCAGAAAGCATGGAAGAAGGATGCTGCGAGCAACAACGAACCTGCTCTCGTTTCCAAGCCGTAGTGAAGCGCCAGACCCCAGGCACTGACCACATACCCTATCTGGCTGATCGAGTGGTAGGCAAGCAGCTGTTTCGCATCGCTCTGGGCAAGGGCGAAAAGAACCGCCAGCAGGGCGGTGATGGTCCCTGCCCAACTGAGCGGAAGGCTCATTGCACCAGAGAGAGGGGAGAGTGAGAATACGCGAATCAACGCAAAGAGAGGAATCTTCAGCAAGACGCCTGAAAGCATGGCCGAGACTGCATGGGGAGCCTTGGAGTGGGCATCGATGAGCCATAGCGAGAGGGGCATCACGGCAACCCGTAAGAGTATGGGAACTACCAACAGCACGAGACAGAGGAGGGCGGTTTTCTGTGCCTCCGGTCCAAGGCCGGCAAGTCCTTGGGCAATTCCTTCGTAGCTGAGTGAGCCGGAAAGACGATAGAGGCCGAATGTACCCAGCAGGAAGAAGACCATCGCCGATGAGGAGATCATGAGGTAGGAGAAGGAGGCATACACGGCATGGCCCTTTTGGCTGCTTGCTATCAATACATAGGCGGCAACACCCATCACCTCAAGACATACAAACAGGTTGAACAAGTCGCTTGTCATGGCGATGGCGCTGATCGCTGCATTCTGGATGAGAATCAGGGCGGTGAAGGAGGAGTGTCCCGGCCCCACCTTGCGTGAGTAGATCCAAGAAGGAATGGTGACGGAGGCGGCGAGGAGAATCATGAGCATCGACAATCCGTCGAAGCTGAAGGTTATTCCGATAATGCCTCTATAGGAACCCGCCACTGCATCGATGCTTCCCGTTTCCTGCAATACCGGATAGAGAGAGAGGACAATAATGACAGGAAAGGCCAAGCCGATGATGACTCCCACGTATTCGGCAAGCCTGCGTACCTTCGTAGGAAAGAAGCTCTTGCAAACCAGAATCAAGGCTGCACCTAGCAAAGGGAGGTAGATGGGAGAAAACATCAGGTTTGCATTACTCAGCATGGATTCCCCCTACCACAAGAGATTTGCGGCCATGAATCCTATAGCCAGGGCATAGCCGAAAAAGAGATCGGCGAAACCAACCTCTTTGGATGAGAGCGGCCGGATAAGCTTTCTCACCCAGGCCGTCCGTGTCAGGACGATGCAGAGGAACGCAAGACCGACCGTGACAAGGGTTTTTCCCAAGTCTTGATACGCGTAATACGCGATATACCCTCCCTTTGCCTCGGAGAGAGGGGTGAGAATATGAACAAGGAACCTTTGGATCCTCTCATAAAAGAACCCTCCAGCGAGGATCATAAGGGCAAGCAGGGCATAGGAAAGCTTCATTGTTTTCGATACGACACAGCTTTCATCAACGGCCAGGGCTTTTTTGGAAGGGAGAAACATGAGAGCCAATTTGCTGTAGGCAACGATGGTAAGAACCGATGTTATGGACAGCAGATGCACCGAGGCATGGTTCTTTGCAAGGTGCAGCATGGTGTTCTTTCCCATGAACCCGATCGTTGGCGGCAGGGCTGTCATGCTCAGGGTGGCAATGATGAAGCAGATGAAGGTAAGAGGGATTCGCTCTCCCCTCTGTCTGAGTGCCGCAATTGCTCCTCGTGCCTTGTTCAGGTCCTTTGTGCCAAGGACGTCGGTTGTGGTTCCGACGGTCAGAAAGAGCAAAGATTTCGAGAGTGCATGGCAGAAGCCGTAGAGCAGGGCGATTCCAAGCAACAGGGCTCCTTTTTCGGTCTCTATGCCGGCCTTGACGGCCAGACCGTATGCACATACCACATAACCGATCTGGCTGATCGAACTGTAGGCCAACAGTCGTTTTGCCTGGTGTTCGAAGAGAGCGAGCAGGATGCCGACGACCGAAGAGATGCCTCCCGCCCAAGCCATGATGAATCCGATGCGCTGACTTCCCACCACCAAGAGCAGCAGCCGGACGAGGGCGAAGAGGGGAATCTTGATCAGAACCCCCGAGAGCAGTGCCGATACTGCATGCGGAGCCTTGGAGTGGGCTCCGACCAACCAGCCGTGCAGGGGAAAGACTGCACTTCGCAGCAGTGTGGAGATGACGATGAGAACCAAGGAGAGCTGGGCCACCACCAGGTCGTTTCCTCCAAGGTTGTTCTTGGCTGCTACGATGGCTTCATAGGAGAGTGAGCCGGTGATACGGTAGAGTCCGAAAGTCCCAAGCAGGAAGAAAACCATGGCGGTTGCGCTGTATAGGAGGTAACTGAAGGAAGCCAAGGCTGAGCTGTCCTTCTCGCTTGAAGCCACCAATACATAGCTGGTGATGCCCATCACCTCCAGACAGACGAACAGGTTGAAGAGGTCGGCGGTAAGGCTGGTAGCGGCAACTGCAGCACATTGTACGAAAAATACCACGCTGAAGGTGTTCTGTTTGGGGCCGGCGTGTCTGCTGTACAGCCAAACCGGAATGCTTACGAGCAGGTGCAAGGCGATCAAAAGATAGGAGAGTCCATCAAAGTGATA
Proteins encoded:
- a CDS encoding type II toxin-antitoxin system RelE family toxin codes for the protein MKYHVEFSNDARKTLKKMDKHISLMLVAWIRKHLEDCTNPYQSGKSLTADRSGQWRYRIGDYRLIAEILEDRVVILILHVGHRIDVYTQ
- a CDS encoding alpha-ketoacid dehydrogenase subunit alpha/beta, with translation MNLSKEQAQSALSMMVRSRHFEECIDDFFKRKEMHGTTHLSIGQEACQAGLSLALDQGDWIVPTHRCHGHTIARGANERKMFSEMFGSADGICKGLGGSMHMTDVQTWNAGSSAVVGSGVNLAAGLAFALKMQKSQAISVAIFGDGATSRGSVHESMNLASVWSLPILFFCENNDYGMSAAASRMVSTSSIASRADAYSISHATVDGNDVEAVYAAAQKAVTYIRTTGKPYFLEVKTYRCCGHSKSDPCIYRSREEEAAWSERDPIFLFSRRMVESGLYSEEDVSRLILEARKHIDEAAVDAAAIRNQRISLDQAMEYLFAPEEEEVYKVCQSTTRMSYREAIRQALDEEMSRDKAVHLIGEDIGLYGGCFKVTGDLYAKHGAQMHETPVSEEAFTGLAVGASLLGLRPVVEIMYGDFSTLASDPIINHAAKIRFMSAGQLSCPMVLRSPIGSGTGHGAQHTQCLEAMFANIPGLIIVAPSCPGDAKALLKSAIRSNNPVLYFEHKHLYNNLGPVGDEQYLLPIGKAITKKRGKDVTIVSYSHAVTTCLEASVRLSLQDEIEAEVIDLVTLKPMDTQTILRSVKKTGRLLVVHDSPEYGGYGAEVIACVTSDSEALAGLQATPKRLCGKELPIPFAPELETEVIPSTEEVMQAVRSLF
- a CDS encoding flavin reductase; translation: MYVDVPVELLQMNPFTAIGKDGFLITAGSSEKFNTMTASWGSMGVLWGRNILTLYVRSSRYTHEFLEQSEGFTVSFFPPEMKDRLLWCGQHSGRDHDKIAQTGLKINYLTGPKGTERVTFKQASLVFSCTKAAVLPLAKESFLLPEIDSFYKDGDFHTIYIGFIDSILSNQ
- a CDS encoding phosphoribosyltransferase — protein: MDDKKFYVSYNSVHKLVKKLSFELLESGYDPDVIVAIGSGGFIPARIMKTFINRPIFAVGISYYGIDKKHKDHPTKIQWIDEVQSQLVGKKVLLIDEVDDTRATLAYCVGELLKFNPEEIAVLVLHNKLKEKDVEFPSEIKRYFAGMELADLWIKYPWDAEEIEDHTQKEALMLQSFAKEGKELY
- the hpt gene encoding hypoxanthine phosphoribosyltransferase; translated protein: MKDSLAIPALTEDLARVLIDADTINRRVDELARQISADYKDSEGKLILVGVLKGSFIFIADLARKLNVEHVVDFIALSSYHGDHSGNVRLLMDTRENMEDKHVLIIEDILDSGNTLDYLIRNFKTRNPKSVRTAVLLDKPDRHIVPVDIDYIGFTIPDVWVVGYGLDYNEKHRTLPYIAEMYPQA
- a CDS encoding adenylosuccinate synthase, encoding MSNVTSIVGAQWGDEGKGRVVDYLAVNSDLVIRYQGGDNAGHTVINEMGKFALHIIPSGIFNPETMNIVGAGTVVNFETMAEELDSIAQKGVEVNNLFIDVRAHLIMPYHRALDGAQEGSKTQKMQIGTTKRGIGPCYSDKATRSGIRAADLLDFDRLRNRIEMALPQKNRELAYFGLAEYTVDELMDLCAKWKERFGHMLIDTLPVVRQAYEENKSILLEGQLGVMRDLDWGIYPYTTSSSPTSGGAAVGSGLGPRRIDHVIGVTKVYSTSVGGGPFMTELLDETAEKLRAIGGEYGATTGRPRRCGWFDAVAADYSCWINGFTGLALTKLDVLDTFEKIKVCTAYRVNGEVITYLPETALQEIAEPIYEEFDGWMTPTTEARKWEDLPPKAQAYCKRLGELVGCPIRYISVGPERDQIIIL
- a CDS encoding phenylalanine--tRNA ligase subunit alpha, whose amino-acid sequence is MDIDVKNLHPLEVRLLRHVDLNEQITAERIIDELGYNVGQCNQAFSWLSAKGYLVETSRETRVMYELTEFGREQQQKGTPAQRIFTFIKAEGPQALPELALALQLEKSEIGSAFGQLSKAGYASMNEENKAQALSEELGGEFVLITELLRLGLAGELSEADLSEAQKSAMAKIAKKRGAANSPFKVIEREYIGFALTAEGKSAKEAILKAHITGEELGLVTSEMLSTGSWKEGSFRPYGLNAPTSRLIPGRHNPYGNYLQWVKDKLCSLGFEEFDGPLVENEFWNGDALFMPQFHSARDIHDVYYVKDPVHCKEIEEPWLSQVAKTHEDGWTTGSRGWRYSFDHEFTRRQVLRSQGTVLSAHQLPKAKVPGKYFGVARCFRYDQVDATHGADFYQTEGIVLGEDVNLKTLLGLLKMFAEEIAGAEEVKYVPGYFPFTEPSIEVHIKHPVLGWFELGGSGIFRPEVTKALGIDVPVLAWGLGIDRMALMHLGLNDLRELFTPNIESVRMRRGN